A part of Papaver somniferum cultivar HN1 unplaced genomic scaffold, ASM357369v1 unplaced-scaffold_118, whole genome shotgun sequence genomic DNA contains:
- the LOC113330550 gene encoding octanoyltransferase LIP2p, chloroplastic-like translates to MIFSAMAASGAPPTLIYPRKSNQSYCYTGISSVPTHPQKKQKKRRCDYFDLSKEFVPYEKAWSWQKLIVKQRQVLIEKNEDFADTLLILQHHPVYTLGTSSSEEYLKFDIKDAPYDIYRTERGGEVTYHGPGQLVMYPIINLRYDKMDLHWYLRALEEVVIRVLSSAFSIKGSRVDGLTGSWVGSQKLAAIGIRVSRWITYHGLALNVSTDLGPFQQIVPCGIQGHQVGSVKSLLEESVSPSIEGGVGDNLHLNACELLDAAYDSLLAEFSEVFELSLHLRPVSDLDLLKEKC, encoded by the exons ATGATTTTTTCAGCAATGGCAGCATCAGGAGCTCCTCCTACTTTGATCTATCCAAGGAAATCAAACCAGTCTTACTGTTATACTGGAATTTCGTCAGTACCTACTCATCctcagaagaagcagaagaagagaag GTGTGATTATTTTGATCTTTCAAAAGAATTTGTTCCTTATGAAAAAGCGTGGTCATGGCAAAAATTAATAGTTAAGCAAAGACaagttttgattgaaaaaaatgaagatttCGCTGATACATTACTTATACTTCAACATCATCCTGTTTATACATTGGGTACATCTAGTTCTGAGGAATATTTGAAATTTGATATAAAGGATGCTCCTTATGATATTTATCGGACTGAACGTGGCGGTGAGGTTACGTATCATGGACCTGGTCAG CTTGTTATGTACCCTATTATCAATCTTCGCTACGATAAAATGGATCTCCATTGGTACCTAAGGGCACTTGAGGAGGTGGTCATACGAGTACTATCCTCAGCGTTCTCTATTAAGGGTTCTCGAGTTGATGGTTTAACTGGCTCTTGGGTTG GAAGTCAGAAGCTTGCTGCCATTGGTATTCGAGTTTCTCGGTGGATAACTTATCATGGTCTAGCACTTAATGTTTCCACAGACCTTGGTCCTTTTCAGCAGATAGTCCCATGCGGCATACAGGGTCATCAGGTTGGAAGCGTTAAGTCACTTCTGGAGGAATCAGTATCACCCTCCATAGAAGGCGGTGTTGGAGACAACCTTCACTTGAATGCTTGTGAACTTTTGGATGCTGCATATGATTCCTTACTTGCagaattctcagaagttttcgaGCTTTCCCTCCACCTTAGACCCGTCTCTGACTTGGACCTTCTGAAGGAAAAGTGTTGA